The Bombyx mori chromosome 4, ASM3026992v2 region TCTGATTTTGTGTATGAAACATGAAATTTGTACTATGGTGGACATGCTGTCTTGTAAAGTGAGTCCAGgtcaaaataaacaaactactgatttaaattgccagtctattttctctttttttattgtgttaattGGAAAGCTTTTACATTAATGAAATTTGTTGATGATTACTGATGCTGCAGCTACTAGTGTAGGGATTCAGACTTCGAACTTgtgtctcaaagtaggtggtggcatttacattgttggtgTCAGGTTCCAGTAATTGCTTTacaccaggtagactgtgacCTTGTTTaccagtctaagcaataaaaaataaactgatcTTTATCAACTCAAGGAAAATTATACAATATATGAGGCttaatatgaaattgttttacACATTCGCTTCCTATTTTTCAAACCAGTTAATCATTCCATAAGGCTTGCAGGATTGTTGTATATAGAGGCCCAAGACATTTGTTACTGCcaatagtaatatataaaacaaattactaattttgtaactttttttatgtttataagaTGTTTCAAATGTAATTGAGATCTATAACTATGAATATTGACACTTGCCCACTGATATTTGCTACTGGATATAGGCTTTTCCTCAAGTTCTCTGCTTATTTAATGAGACTAATATAAATTTACTGCAGGCCATCTTCTGAGATATGAAGTCCTTCAGCAACTGAAGTTGTATTTTCATAATGCTGGTcttacaaaattaacaaatatctATTCCCAATAGAGCAGTGCTATGTTCTACGACTGCCAATTTTCAGTTTCATAACATTTATCTTTAAATCAAAGTTTCTAGTAATGCTTTCAAAtctgtaaatataataatgccATAGATactattatgaaaattttaaattggtgCACAATAGAAttactatattaaataatttttagtttattttagatCTTTAATTCCTGAGTTACTGCTGCTAAACAATTCACCCTCAATGTTGAGAGTTGGGCGTTCTGAATTGAAGAGTGGTAACAGACAGTGAAAGAAACTAAAAGAACTTGttcattctaaaagaaaaaccATTTGGAATTCTGGAGGGAAAATCACACTCTTGCATCCTGCATATCATTGTACTTGATTTTAAGTGATTAGAtaccaaagcccatagacataccaACCTAAAAACTTGTGCTCTAAGTCCCAATTCTATAGTATAATGGCTTTGCTACCTTTTGAACTGAAATGCTAAGCTGCATTGATTTAGAATTGGGAGGGATGGCTATATCTGTGTGCAAACTCAATATGTAATGCATATTATTCATTAAACCCCTACCCCTACAACTAAAACTACATATTACACATGAAATATCCTGTCAAAGTACTATTCGAAATGAAAACAATTCTTATGAACGACCAGGACTGCATAGCAAAACTTTTAGTATAGAAAATCACAAAGTATTTAGTGAATATCTAGTTTTAGAGACTCGGTGTTCCATCATACTGCAGTAAGTACGTgaacttttttaattgcaataataaaacatttcattttaattatttattaaatagtcaTAAATTACATTATGATGGTAGAAAATATTTGATGTATATATGTAAGGCAGCTACCTAGCTAGCCTAGTTACAAAAACTAACAATAGGCAAATGGTAACAATATTTTTCCTGTTTTATGTGTGCCGCAGTTACAAAATAAGTAGCTTAAAGTTACTTCCTAATctaaaattttttcatcttaGAGAGTCCGATAATCATGATTCTTCTATGGGTTTTGATgcacaaattatttttactacTTGCTTCTATATAATCCGTTAGTAAAATCACAGTTACTTTATCTCACACTGCTTCCATTTGGCCCCCgttctattaaattgaacaaatGAAGTCCATCGAACGCAAGTTGTTACATTCTAaaaattatctattttatttcaattatagcTTTAACACTTAcaatttcattttcaaataataacgTTCATTATCATtatgtatattgtttatttttatttactactgTTCGTCCATCGATCAACATCCGCATTATCATTTATCACTTCTACATCCCCAATTATTTAACTCATTTTAGGTATTGCAATGTCCTCTCTGTAGTttaaagactaaaaaaaaatgattttctttaaattttatttcgttgACAATACTAAGTTCGTGTAGCAATAGATCGTAAATGAAATCGttgataaaaatatgatttcagAAGATAGCTTAAAGACGAAATGCAATTGATTCATATCATAACAGATTTGATTGTGATAATTTGCTAGATGAACTATTTATACCATAAAAGACGTTACCCAACAGTGCCCAACACGCTTGGCTCGCAGTGAGCGGTGAGCAGTATTGCTCCAACTGATATATGAGCACAAGCTCCATATAACAGTTTATTGAAACCGGTGAATAAAAGTTTTTGcaattacacaaattaataaaaaacgtaaaaaatatataaatttagccATTTCATAGTTGATCAATGTTCAATGTTATCGTACCTATATGAGATAGATACATATATCCCTATATCTATAGAACAGTATACTTTAATAGTATATATCTAATAAgtataatttaactttttttttactaattagtaactaaaattggtttttttattgcttagatgggtgggcgagctcacagcccacttggtgctaagtggttactgaagcccatagacatctacaatgtaaatgcgccatccaccttgagatataagttctaagatctcagtatagttacaacggctgccccacccttcaaaccgaaacgcattactgcttcacggcagaaacaggcagggcggtggtacccaggGCGGTggtggattcacaagaggtcctgccaccagtaattacgcaagttataattttgcgggtttcatttttattacacgatgttattccttcaccgtggaagtcaatcgtgaacatttgctgaatACGTAATTCaatagagaaattggtacccggctgggattcgaacaccgttgcatcgctcaacacgaattcaCCGAAtatcttatcccttaggccacgacgacttcaaaagacaAGTAGGTATCGTAATATATAGTATTCGCTAACAACCAAGTAGattaaattttgagttaattttAGTAAACCTTATTATTGTGTTATTGAGAGAagaaagaggtcgaccgaagaagacgtggatggagtgtgtgaatgacgataagagagaggagtgagtgttgagatgactgctgatagagaaagaaagagaattgaataaaaaaattcgctgtacctagtaggataaggtggagacaaagaagaagattatTGTGTTATTGTGTAATTTATGTACCTATATTAATGTTGTACCGAATAAACTGGGATGAAAAACCATGAGCGTGTGCTCTAGGCCTTTAGGTGGGCAGACGAAGTCACTCGCCCATTGTTCATGAAGTCTTGTAATTTTTAAAAGctgaagtaaataatattttgattgatgGAAATATGTTCTGGGATTTGAATGTTTATCTATAATGTATACATTATTTTGTACATAATCAtcaatgtacatttttttataagcgAGCCGCGATGCATGAGCTTAGTTGAAGTCAAGAACTGGGGTATTAACATCAACCCGGCCGCGTGTACTTCAGCGGAAACATAGACACGAAGGCAGGCAAATAGAGCTACACAACAATAGCGGCTTTAATACGAGCCACAGATATCCTAATTAGCACCAGTAGAGCGAGCCGAGGCAGCATACCATACatcctaataaaattaataatcggACAGACTGTTATGATCAACATTTAATGACAATATCCACATGATGGATGGCATCTTTTCCCATCAACGCCACAACGGCAGCCGCCGCTTGTGTCGCCACGCCCCGCCTGGCCCCACCGTCGGCCGCGAGTTACCCAACATATTTCTGTTTTGCATGCTGAACACTTGACCCAATCGCATCCCCATTTCTTCGTAATAATAGCCTTGCATTCCGGACATTCCAAAGCTTCGCctttctttattaaatttaaaagtaaagctCTTGTACTGTCGTCTGTGTGGTCAGGATTGGCATTCGATATAGACTCCAGCTTGACTCGATGTTGTTCGCATGTCTCGCCTTCATGAATACTCTGCAAATATGTAAAAATTGACAAGTTCAttaagacgatttttttttgcagagGAGTGGTTTCTTGTTAGATTTACACAATATAGAATATGAATAACAAAGTTCTGAGCTGAGCACTTCATAATAGAACGTACCTGACAGGGTACGCAGTTGATTTTTTTGCAGACAGGACACGGAAAATGCCGCACGCCCGGCTCGCAGAGAGCCCATCCCGTGCAGTCTCTTGTACGACAGTGGAATGAGTTCCGCGTGCCATTCTCTGCCGCGGCTAAACCGCGAGCCAACCACTTTTCATAATCTTCCGAGGATACTAACGTGCGGATTTCACGCTCTTGTAGTAAACTGCGACAAGCCACCGCCGGACATGAAACGTCCGGTTCTTCACTATGGCGTACGATGTCTGTTAAGCATTCTCGACAAAACGAGTGTACACACTCTCGCAATATTACACCATTCCCTGGAGCACATTCTTCCAAACAAACACCACATTCGAATGTTTCTGTGTTCGCTATCAACGCCTGTTGTTCGAGTTGCACTAACTCATTGTATACATTGACTGATTCGTGAACTTCTTTCTTGGTTGTGGAAGTTTCAGTCTTATCGTTTTTTAATTCTGTAGATGTTTTCGTttctgaaattatatttaccgGAATTATCGGAGATGGCTTGAAAACTGACGCAACTTGTCGAAGTTGTGATTCTCAAtaagattttcaattttatactGACTTTTAGTTCCCGAATGAACACGGGACTGTCGTGCTAGATAGACTAATACGacgtattttttatgattggttCAGTACATGAATATTGATTTCCATTTACGTTAGGATAGTAGTTTATACTCGTTTGGTGTCCGTGATGTTCTCTATATTCAAGAAGAAATCAATATTCGTGTTAGGCAGTTGTGATGATTAAACCAATGACTGAGCCGTCAtcgtttgaatttttaaatatatttttagaacatagttctattttactttattaatatcaCCAAGATATTAATTTATGCATATACATGGTCATTGATTATGGGTATAAACGAAACAACAACTGAACAAGGAAGTAAGCTTTATTTCTGCATAAATTCAAggggtaatttttattttaaagatatcaCTCGACTAATAACCATAAAATCAGGTATTATAAAGCAGCGTTTACCATAAATTCCGTAATTTATTTTACGTTTGTAACTacgtttgtaattttacatttgtaaatattacgTGTCTACTgagtttatgaaaaaatatcgtTCAATGTTACCCAACTGAAGTTTTAAGGTCACTTGCACGAGGGTTCTACAGAAGCAGACACGATAAAATTTAGTTCGACAAATTAAGACAAAATCACTCACCTGACTTtactaaacataaataaaaaggagCCTTAAGCTCTGGGCCAGCTAAAGTGTAAAGAGGAGTATTATTATCGCTGCATAGGGTCCGTCCAATGATCCAACGTTGCAAATTAGTAGGGATACCGAGGGACCTCTCAGCTTCTCGACGCAAATCAGCCAAAACATTTCTCTTTCCGATGTTTAAGTTAATTGGTCCACGGGTTGCTTCTCGGTCTTCAACCCACACCTTTATtctaaaaatgataaaaatccCGTAACCACCTAATTGGACtgaattttcactgccaatctcGGTACTAAAggttaataggttttttttacgttttattaGTCTTCATTCGCAACGTAATTATCTTACCTCACCTCACatgcaattaatattaatatcacAGGTCATTTGTACAACATCTACTTAATGCAAGGTCAATcgtcacaaaaaaaatttttaattttttgtagtttataaTCAAAATGCTTACTTACATAACTTTGCTTTCGTTGGGATTTGCTGCTGTACATAATGGCTTTTCAATTCCTTTTCCAACATTTTGCGTGTTTTGTGCAGTTGTCTCAACAACGGGTTCggattgtttttctttaattaattgtttgttGTTGGCGACTGTAGATTTAAGTTCGAATGGAGAGGGCAGATTATCCTTTTTATCTTGCCCATTGGCATCATTAACAACAGGAATTGTTACTACTCCGGTGCAGTTTGGATTTAAGTTTCTGGACTCACTAAATATTTGAGAAGAAAAAGATAAAACAGAGCACGATAGTCGTAACTGAGCTAATTTGGCTGCAGCATCCGCCGCTGCTTGTTCGTCTCCGTTCGCTATTGATTTTTCGAGTTGATTAATAAGTTCACGCCGCTTCAAATGGtgatttatattttcaacgtgtttaatattattactaaagTTACTGGATGTTGAAGCGACCGCACTGGTTGAAGGAACTGGAGTTTCTTTATCATTTTCATTGATAGTtttctgaatattttttttatttgaatcgtGCAAtcctttttcaatatttttcataTCATTACGAAAAATTTTGGGCTCTATCAACGTTtcttttgaaatttttaaatgatttcgaGTGCCCTCTACTTTTACAGATTCAGAGCGTTGTTCCAAAGCTGATTTTACGTCCTCTTTAGCTGCATTATTTGGTGTTTTCAGGAGTCTTTCGCTCTGTGtactttttgtaactttatCATTTTGTAACTCTTTTGATGTTACCGCAATATTCTCGGATTTTGTTACATTTACAGGATTTACAGGATTTAACAGCGAAGAAATTTTTAGCGGAGTGTTCAAATCAAATTGGTGAGTGACAACATTTTTTggtattatttctttaaatattggTGTCGCAAGATTTTCTGTGTTTTTAAcatagtttgtttgtttcagaTCATCACCCAACAGTTTCTGACTTGTACAAGGTAACTCTGACTGATGTATTGTTCGAATTGTGGGTATTACTAGcgattgtatttctttttttgtttcttgtaTTGTTTCAGGTTTAGTTGAAGTTGCAAGTTTTTCGTTTGAAGTACCTATGCGCAAAGTTGGAGTGGTGGTACTTAAGTCTGTTCCATTTAATTTTTCTACAGAAACGTTGTTTGGCAATTGATTATCATGgttatatttcattttctttgGAAGAGAATCTTTCATTTCTTTCAACATTTCTTTTAGCTTTTGCCTTTCatcgcttttattatttttactacatGATGGTTTAATATCATAATCTGTTTGTGTGTATATATTGGAAGCATTAGGAATAACCTTTTTGGATCCTTCTAGTGCAGTAGAATGTGTATTAATGGTATTTTTTGGAACTGGGCAATTAATACATATGGGAGTTGACGCCTtgtattttctaaaacaaatGGTACACATCCACATGTCATCGCCGGAAGTTTGTAACGATGTTTCATCTGAACAGTTTTGAGACCCTTTTAGTTTGtcattcttaattatttcagcgGCTTGCTTGTCCAACTCGCTGATACTAGGTAATAGTCTAATGGAAGCTGTTTCAACGGAATGCCTCTTTTTGCTTTCGAATATGTGTTTTAAAAAATTCTTCTCCGACCGTGGGCGAGTTTCTTTTACATTGCTTTCTGTTTTGCTATGTTTTTGAGATTTCAATTCCATTAAATTGAT contains the following coding sequences:
- the LOC101741592 gene encoding uncharacterized protein LOC101741592, which produces MSGDVDAHRPRPLSGGLWSLLSWLRRDDPSLSIESLSSIGSDRTTASFAFLTPEHYRIGKKPTVLPPPGPPTDSYKRRVHDRNLRFKHDYNLTLHRKYGLHKSQESLGYDTFSLPPYKKSDNLSNAGRDRRAASEGFHRRAVHVPGKRRAPPPPIRASSLGPSTSLTRKSRKRPAPLPPPIAFTTIDKIKTDKKVNSELSMNTNSENDVKLLKANINLMELKSQKHSKTESNVKETRPRSEKNFLKHIFESKKRHSVETASIRLLPSISELDKQAAEIIKNDKLKGSQNCSDETSLQTSGDDMWMCTICFRKYKASTPICINCPVPKNTINTHSTALEGSKKVIPNASNIYTQTDYDIKPSCSKNNKSDERQKLKEMLKEMKDSLPKKMKYNHDNQLPNNVSVEKLNGTDLSTTTPTLRIGTSNEKLATSTKPETIQETKKEIQSLVIPTIRTIHQSELPCTSQKLLGDDLKQTNYVKNTENLATPIFKEIIPKNVVTHQFDLNTPLKISSLLNPVNPVNVTKSENIAVTSKELQNDKVTKSTQSERLLKTPNNAAKEDVKSALEQRSESVKVEGTRNHLKISKETLIEPKIFRNDMKNIEKGLHDSNKKNIQKTINENDKETPVPSTSAVASTSSNFSNNIKHVENINHHLKRRELINQLEKSIANGDEQAAADAAAKLAQLRLSCSVLSFSSQIFSESRNLNPNCTGVVTIPVVNDANGQDKKDNLPSPFELKSTVANNKQLIKEKQSEPVVETTAQNTQNVGKGIEKPLCTAANPNESKVIIKVWVEDREATRGPINLNIGKRNVLADLRREAERSLGIPTNLQRWIIGRTLCSDNNTPLYTLAGPELKAPFYLCLVKSETKTSTELKNDKTETSTTKKEVHESVNVYNELVQLEQQALIANTETFECGVCLEECAPGNGVILRECVHSFCRECLTDIVRHSEEPDVSCPAVACRSLLQEREIRTLVSSEDYEKWLARGLAAAENGTRNSFHCRTRDCTGWALCEPGVRHFPCPVCKKINCVPCQSIHEGETCEQHRVKLESISNANPDHTDDSTRALLLNLIKKGEALECPECKAIITKKWGCDWVKCSACKTEICWVTRGRRWGQAGRGDTSGGCRCGVDGKRCHPSCGYCH